The genomic interval CAAAAGCTGAGGTCTGAGGCGTCGGCCCACCTCTTCCATTTCTCTATTGGTTTCAGTGAGCTGGGGAGTACTACCTCCTCGCAGAAATCCTGCGGGAAGTAATGAGTTTCAGTGACAAGATGTCAGCTCAGAATACAACAGGGAGACATCTGTTTTGCCGACAGCTAGTACAAAAATAAGGGGAAATTTGCTATACTGTAGTATGCTAATGTTAGATTGAAATTGCCCGATCGTTAatatcatacatatatatgtttccaATCTTTTCCATGTTTTCATGTGATTGTCGCTAGTTTTGATAATCATGTTAGCCAAATTCTTGTATTATGGCCAAAGGAAATGAGCAAAGAAAATTTTTCATCAGCCTAGCTAAGTTGAGAGCACTACGACAACGACCACCGCCCATGCTAGTACAATCTATCCTGAGATTGAGATAACTGAATGATTGGACCCAAAGCGTGACAGGCACCTGGGCATACATCCATGCCGAACCAAAGCCAGAAGTGTCCATTCTATTCCACCCGAAGTGACTTCGGTGTGGGGAAGGAAGAACCTGCTTCCTAAAGTTTCAGCACTACAGTACTCCTACTTGGCTACTTGTCCTGTTGTCCAGTGCTCGATGGCATGTGATGTGAGAAACCATATGCTAATACTACCATCCCGTGCATTGTTAATATGGTCAAAACATCTTGGAAAAAGAATAGTATTATTTAGGCATGAGCTATGATATCTATAGGACTACAGACTCATGGATGCATGCTCTGACTCATAGACTCGCAGAGAACTAGAGATTATGACAGTGATTTGTTTTAGAGTGGAGGAGACTTGCATTGAGGGGTGCCCTGCTCAGAGCTCACTGGTCACAGCTCCCAAAGAGATCTGGATTAGGACCTAAGGGAACTCCAATCCAGAAATAAACAAGCAGGGGCACATGCTTTTTGATGCAAACATTCTAAGGAACTGAAGGAAGGATATATAAAAGAGTAAAATGATCGATGAAGTGCGTTGGAGAAGTGAAATTCTACCTATTGTTTACAGTCTGTCATTATGATGGTACACGCTTGAATTTGACAGGGAAAGGGTCAACACGGAGTTGCACACAGATTTTTGCTTGTTCATTGATTAGCTTGAGGGCTTAGTATAATCATAGCTAGTTACTTCCGTAGGCATGAGGGTTGACGTTTACATTCTCCCAGAGAAGTACAAGCAAGTTTTTATAATGCTCATTTACCTCTCTTATAAACATGTAATGCCAGCAAATTAAAGTGAATGCGGAGGAGTACAAGCAAGTTTTTATAATACCCAGTTACCTCTTTTAAGTATGCATGCAATGTCAGCGAAGTGAATGAATGGTACTcactctgttccaaaatacatgttcagatttataactagaaattgttatattttgtaacaGAGGGAATAATAGATTCATGTAATCGGAAAGATCATGCTAAAATGGGGGAACAGTGTAAACAGTGAACCATAAACTTGATTCCAGAGTTTATGCAGTTGCTGACACGCAAGAATTCTAATTAATTCCATTGCTTTCCTTCATATCCTACATACAGTAGCAGACAGCATCACAGCAAGAGAACGGTCATGGATCACGTACCATTCCATTCATCCTCGAGTTCTGATCCAATAGGAAGTGCCCTTTCCGTGGCAGATAGGAGTAGACTTGATACCTGATGAAGACTTCACAGCTGAAACCTACGAAGGCGGCAGGTCACCTGATCATACCAACATGGCGTCAGCTTTCAGTATGTACATACTTCTCGTCAAGTCATGACACTTCAGTATCGACGAATATAATGTATGACGTCCACCTGATCATACAGACTCTGTCAGAGTGATTATGCGCCAATAAGCAGAAATTTATAGCACAAGGCAAGGTGGAACATAATAAAAAACGTAAGATTTAAAGGTAGATGTCCTTGGAATCAAAGTATAGCGTCAATACCAAACTCGTGTTGCACATTTGGCGTAAGAAGGCAAATCTCCtccaactaaaaaaaaaaactgtgctACGTATTTAGGGGTACATGTTGGACagatatcaaaatataatttctatatttaaaaaatggaaATCTGAAGATGGCGTTTCACATACTCACATGGCTCCATTGAACAGTCCAAAGTCCACTGCCTACTTTCAACACTAATGAAAAACGTACCAGACACTTTCCATGGAATGCTAGTAAACATTAGCTCTGAACCCGTTCAAAATCTGTATCTTTCAAAAGGATCTTTTAATAGAATTGCACCAATCCAGCTGAGCAAGCAACAGAAATGCTCATTTTGAAAATACATTGCACTGCTTTTACAGGTATGGGCAATAGGGGAGTCTGACATATTGCATTCAGTCTAACAATCTTAATAAAGCCCTAAAACTTGCAGAAGCAATCTCTTCAAGTTAACTTAATGCGTGGGCCATGATACTGGAGTCGCCAAGAAGTTACTTGAGGTTCCAAACGCAAGCACATTGCATCACAGGGAAGTTCAGTAGTAAACTATAAGGCTCCTTTTGCTATCTAGGACTCATAGCAGCCTCTTCACCAGCCTGCACAAGATTTAAAGATGTGAGAAACCATGAAATGGTACATATGCGCTCTTTGAAGCATATacattttgaaagaaaatagaGCATTACCGTTTTGGCCAGTGAATTGGCTCTCTCATCATCAAAACCAAGGGAAGCCAATACTTTATGACCAGCTGACTCTTTATCTGACCATATCCCCAGGAGCAGATGATTGGCGGTTACTTCTCCATCTTCACCTTTTAATCAGAATTCAAATCATCAGAGAATGCTATAGTAGCAATGATGCTtatcatacctaaaagttttgtaaattcataaaaaaaaatcctagagataggtgtagatatgaaatacattctcaccaaatctcaactccaaactcaactttatttagGAGTAACgaaaaagacaaatttcaggtgaatagtAACATGACACTATTCACCCGAAATTTGTCTTTCTTGTTTCTCTTAAATGAAGTTGAGATTTGGAGAACGTATTTCATAAAtacacctatctctagtatttttttcatgaatttacaaaacttttaggtataattttcacgagtttccaacaattagctcattttcaccggatatgtccTCATTGTACATTGGCAAAAAAAGTTAAAGAGATGCGGAAGGTTATTCATGCTCGATTATAATTGCATTAGCATCAATAAACCAAAGTGTAATTAAGGAGGAGCTGgcataaacaaaacaaatctatTGAAGTACAATGGTCCTTTCCACGTAAAACTCCAGTCAAAATTCACTACCCAGGCCTCTAGCCTTAGACTTTCAGAGTAGTCTTAGACCCAACACGTAGCAATAAACCTACTAAGCTGTAAGCATCTTCTAGACTGACTGTAGCTACAGTTGGACCAGGGAACAGTCATTTCGTGTAAAGGTTCTGATTCAATTTAAAACTATTACTATAGTTGATATCTACTCcagttcagattcgtagtactaggaaatgtcagattcttatattttgagacagagggagtattataccAAACATTCAAGTACCAAGAGGCAAGAGTATGACTTCAGTTCCAGATacttctaaaaaaatacaatctCTAAGGCAAAATGACATCCAGAAAAGCTTCAATACTGACTTCATGCTTGATCCAATATTCTCTCCATTTAAATTAGCCATGTTGGAGTTTCAAACAAACAGAAACTGGCATAACACTGCACAGTTGGTCTGTCATAAGTTACTTATGTCTGCATATAACATCTCACGAATTTGGAGCTAGAATTGTCAAACCAAGCTAGTTATGGTACTAACTGCTATGGGCTAAGAGCTACTGAATCAGCATAATCAGTGCAAGAGTAATACATCAGACTATCAGATCATTATGTACCGCTTCGTTGCAGACAATTGCTAAGGCACCACTGCAGCTTTAAATCCtcttcacacacaaaaaaaaaatgacacagTACTGTTTAAACACTAAACAgtattttcttttgcaaaatgaCATCAAATGATGTTATGCTGGGCTGAGAAATCAGCATTAGCTGACGGAGATCTAGGATACTAGGTTGCATGCAAGATACTGTCTAGTTGCAACATATCTGGTATGCATGATTCTCTGAATTAGTTTTCTCAAACCATCACAGGAAGGAACTTAGCAATACACCATCAAGCAACAAAGATGTATTTAAAGAAATTATTAAGTAGGTTTTAGGACTCCTATGCTTTTTAAGTCACTAAATAGCACATTTGGGTGGGCTTGATACATTTTGCACTAGCAATTTGCACCGAAATTTGAACAAACAGACATGTTACCTTGAAATTTAGCGAgattcgtcaaaaaaaaaaaagaactgagaCGCTAGTGTCAACATAATCCTGACATAATTTTGGCAACTATCAAAAGTATACTGATTCCAATGAACAACCAAATATTTAGAACCAAGTTTGTGATTTGTTGGCTTATGCTTACTCCATTTGTTACACCATAAAGTAGACATAAGGGCAGGGTCTACAAGTACTGAAGGAGACACAGAATATCACTTTCTGATATTTGCTATACAGACTAATGGTTCAACCATGACAAGTCCTATTCACTGGAGCTTCTATGCCACTTGATCTTTCTGTACAGCCATTCTCTCACTCGTCAGACATCTGATAAATATATGGatcatttacaaaaaaaaaaaagaaggagagGGATTTTCGAACAGGAGATTTGGTGATTAGTTCAACAAGCCAAGGGACCAATGTCAAAAGAGTCATAAAACTAACAACATATGTCCTAGAATATTAGTGCAATCCTATTGGTACACCTATCATATTGATGCATGCAATGCTACTCCAATAGGTAGAAACCACTGTTAGTAAAAGAAatagaataagtctattctTGATTCATCATTACTGAAAACGGTAACTTTGTACAGTATGGAGGATCATATGTCCAGTTTGGACCACAACATCTAACTGAATGAAGTACCATTATTCTTAATTTGCGTTGAAGCTCAACATAACTGTATCATTGTTCTTAGTTTGCATTGGAGCCCAACATAACTGTCTAGAGAGGAGTGAAAGCGAACACatcatttaatttgtttctgGTTTTAGCTTATCATAAAATATCCGAGCATTACTCATAGTCACTATAGTTGGTTTTATAGATGAAATTAAGGTTAGACAAAAATATGTTAAACTGTCATGTCTCTCCCGCCAATTGTTCCATATTTTCGGAACATAATAATATTACTCTTTACAACATAAATTGAAAACAAAGGCAGTTTGACAAATGCCAAATTGTCTAAAAGAAATGGCACCAAACAAGATTATCGTAATCCACCGAAATGACAAATGTTGTCTAAGATACTAGATAAATATATCTAAGACAATAAAATATCAGCCAATGAAAGAAGCTAAACTCTGCTGAACAAACCAATCAAACAAGAACATGATATGGCAAATAAAATTACATCCTTCATTCAACCGATATAGCTAGTACCAGTAGCATACAAGTGTATTACTCTGAAATGCTAGGATAAGAAGTTAAGAATTACAAAGCATTTTATATTTACTACGTTCTGAAGGAAGGTGGTAATTTATGAAGGTTGCATCATGTAGTTGTAGGGTTATTGCAGCTCAACAATGCCAGACACCACATTGAGCGGTGACCAAGAATCCTTAGTGATTAAGCAAAGCAACTCACCAATACTTCATATTGACTTATTGAGAACAAGTCATAATCAATGCAACTAACTTTCCAGAAATgaaatcacaagatatgccagCGGTGTTGCGTGAAAATTCATATTTTGGACCGTTGCTCCGATGAATGATCGGAGACAGTAGATGCATATATCTGATCGAATTGCATGAAATAGACTATAAATTTACGATAGTCAAATTGTAATTAATAGTAAGGCTCAAGAATCAAGATGTAAACTACGAgagaataaaaaacaaattcaagTGTAGAATTATTAAGCAACACAATGTGCTCCGTGAATCAAATAATTTTCTCAACTAGATCCAATAGTAAAACATCACTAAAAATGGAAGTAACCATACAATATGCAAACACTTCTGTTctacaaacatgaaaaaaaaaatctgcctaTTGTCCAAGAGTACCAAAACAGTAAGAAAAAGACATGAGTTTCATCAAAGACCAAAACTAAAGACAGTCAACTGATTGTCTTCTGGACCTAAATAAGAACTGAACAATACATGGATTCATATTTAAAAGAGAAGTAACCTGATTTCAGTTTTTCATTGATAGCCCAATCAAGTGCTCGTTGTGCAGCTTCAGTCAATGGTGGGTGCATAGGACTAAAGTAGAACATTTCTGATTTCCCAAGCACATTTGCTGCCTCCTCGCGCACTTTGAGCAGCGTAATTCCATTAGCACGCAAAAGTTTTGCTGCATCACTAGTTCCTGTAAGCAATGAAGTTGCGACTAAGTGCAGTCCCATGAGCATAATGAAGTAGCAAACCAAAAAGGAACTACGAATGCTAGTTCAACAGCTGGGTACTTTCATGGTATATACGTCAATTACAGTTTTAAGATGTCAATAAGAACTCCTGACAGTTTAGAGGCTTATATCTTATGTAGGCTCGTGAACATAGTCTCAGAGCACAGCGCAATTTGCTACTGTCCcaacaaatcaaaataaaacctgaaaaaaaacaatcatatcTGAACCACTGAAAACCAATCAAAGGTTGAGGCTAGAATTGCAGAGTTTACCAACACCCCTAAATTATCATAGTCTctccatcttatttttatagaagaCATTGGATTTATTTGTGGACGCCATCACACAAAATCTACATAAGTCAGCAAGCAAAGGTCTAAACATTGTTAACATTATGAACCAAAAGGGTTGTCTTACTCCCAACTGTTTTACATTGAAGCATGTTTACTTTTTAGACAGTTTACTGTGTTATCCTGGCTACTCATTCTGGAAGAAATACCAATGAGGCTACATTAAAatggccttttttttctttcttatatTTTCCATGACTAGAGACTCCAGGTGTCACTATTGCGGATGTACATGGATAGAGCAATAGGAACTTGAGAACTTAATAACTCTGCACTCAGATGATGAATATTACGACCTATAAGGCAGATGATTATTATTCAATAGTATTCCATTGTGTTTGCATTTGGCATGCTGCTCCATATTTTTCAACATGCATGAGGCATGTAGACGTGCACCAAAATTACCCTGACTTCTACAGTTTTGTATAAACGTATTTTAAGTAAGGAAAATGCCATTATAGTATCTTTGTAAAACCTTCATGCCACTACAAAGGTTTAACCCCGATAGCCTtgtatatcatattttttctctttcccCACTCATCTGTTCCAATTtccatcacaattcacaaataaTTCACCCCCTTAGGCACCAGAGATGCAAGCGAACAAATTTCAGTGATAATCCAAGATCATTTGCCTCACCCTCGACAAGGATGCCCATGAGGAGTCCTTCAGTGCCAGTGGTTGGGTACCTCATCTTCCGAGCCTCCAGCTCCGCCATTGCAAATGACCTCACCGCTCGTGATGACCACCTAAACCCGTGTCAGCTCCCCAATATAGACAGATGGAACCGGAATATCAAGAGAAATTGTACTCACCGGATCTTCTTCTCCCCAGAAGCCACCTCTGGATTCCTGAAAAAACGTCAATCACCGTATCAAAAGTGGCAGGATCCAAAAATACAAAACTCAAATCTCGCAATCGAATTGGTTACTCTTATGAGCTAAATTCGAAGAGAGGGACTAGGGACTTTGAGAAACACCCGAAGTGAAGGAGTATTTCATGATAAACATTGATGAGTGGGGGTGGGAGCATTAGTAGCTTGCTCTTACGCGGTGGGGAGCTGAGCGACGACGGCCGCGACACCTCGGCCCCGGGAGCGGGAGGCGGAAGTTGGGGACCCCGCGGCAGCGGCCCTGAGGGAGGCGGGCAGCACACGGGCTGCCAGGAAGGAGACGGAGGATGAGGGCGCGGTGTggtgcggggaggaggagaggaaggagaggaacgccgcggcggcggcctgggcgGCGGTCGCCATGGCGGGCGGAGGTTTTcgggggtgggggggagggggggttctGCGGGTGGACAGGGGAAGCGATAAGTCGATGCGGCGAAGACAAGGGAAGAGGAATGCGAGTATAGCTtcgttgcaacttgcaaaaCAGCAAGCGGCACAATCAGCAAGTTCACAACCGGTCTGGTGCATTGAAGTTACAACAAAATTCATGGTTCCACTTCCATCCTCCGAATATCGATGGCTCGATTTTTTGCTGtttatgccaaaaaaaaaagtaacacatgcatgtaaatactttttttttaacatgtaaATACTATtgaaataatattaaaattttctactacgtacttcctccgttttatattataagactttctagcattgtccatattcatatatatgctaatgaatttagacatatatatatatatacctaaattcattaaaatctatatgaaGTTTTATgatctgaaacggaggtagtaagatATTTGATCTTATACTGATAACTTATTGAATTAtagacatatataaaaaaaaaaatgtattcttGTATGGTTACAAATTATGCAACTTCTTTAAATATAATTGATTAAACTATGCTTCATGAGAATAATTTGCATGTACATTGGAATAGAACGGAGCAAACATGTAGAGAAGTTAATTCTTATTGTGGACTAACTattaaaattgttcaaaagcTATCACTCTTTATGAACACATTGGGATCACTTCAAACACCACCATGACCATGAGGCAACATGATGCTACAACAGTAGAAAATTAACTTAAATAAAGAGATAAACAACATGCGGATTGTTTTGCTTTAGTGTTTTCTTACTGAGAATATTATACAGGGACAAATGATTACGAGTACATAATGAGAAACGCCCAGGGGTCTTCgagctagctccacaaggtggtgggctagatgacctgggttcgaagcctcatccattataattatttgatattaggtcctttCCTAATAGTTGTGATTTTGTAGTTACAAAATGGGTAATCGGCACATATTGGCTTTCTTCAATTGATCTAGTTGCATTAATTCTACTTGTAAGTTATGGTTGATCGTACTTTGAGCGGAATATggttttactctattttttttagaacacgtTCTACTCTAGCTCAAGTCGAAAAAATGAACAATGCTCCGCTTTAACGGACTAATTGGCATGTAGCTACGATTATGTACTCCATACTAGTCTActagctatattttgagacgaagggaATAGATAATAGTGAACCCGCAACACGGCAGTGTATTTGTTAGCTATGCATGGTTCTAAGTAGACAGATACAGCCACAACCTCCTATATTAGCTTTATATGGAACTAGGGATGTTATATCCAACCTTGTCGACGAGGGCACGTAATCTGCTCGATCACGACACACAAAGATCTTAGAAATTTGGAGCACTTGCTAGTGAAA from Oryza glaberrima chromosome 3, OglaRS2, whole genome shotgun sequence carries:
- the LOC127767728 gene encoding ATP-dependent Clp protease ATP-binding subunit CLPT1, chloroplastic-like → MATAAQAAAAAFLSFLSSSPHHTAPSSSVSFLAARVLPASLRAAAAGSPTSASRSRGRGVAAVVAQLPTANPEVASGEKKIRWSSRAVRSFAMAELEARKMRYPTTGTEGLLMGILVEGTSDAAKLLRANGITLLKVREEAANVLGKSEMFYFSPMHPPLTEAAQRALDWAINEKLKSGEDGEVTANHLLLGIWSDKESAGHKVLASLGFDDERANSLAKTAGEEAAMSPR